In Spinacia oleracea cultivar Varoflay chromosome 5, BTI_SOV_V1, whole genome shotgun sequence, a single window of DNA contains:
- the LOC110805056 gene encoding uncharacterized protein, whose translation MEKERDLTMTMEDLAALGADMLYVPGMIVGGGNSGGGGSGSGGITTFKQLKEKSTFVPDLTNSRSYDCLLRNQMRHFYWNQIQKFGGLEGLLGKNLVVFQLVLVDEGRNLQMKLYHDVSKQNPEDPNVAECSRNLFKAHIPHLLQCLQDSKRWVYSRSLVIKEYNRALLDDTLLKLLSHDPVGGLKDIAFDVPFGTPDSEVDKQLYDLMKNPVKEYKDTPMPLGIHCTEVLMFLAGDFALDDAGGLNSRNAVLKLLRYLNTEDGIQKIHGFDEMVAGCPKVSPEKIKSLKDVHLTT comes from the exons ATGGAAAAAGAGAGAGACCTGACGATGACGATGGAGGACCTCGCGGCTCTCGGCGCCGATATGTTATACGTGCCGGGGATGATAGTCGGAGGCGGAAACAGCGGAGGCGGCGGCAGCGGCAGCGGCGGCATCACAACTTTCAAGCAACTGAAAGAGAAAAGCACGTTTGTTCCCGACCTAACAAACTCCAGGTCGTACGACTGCTTGTTGAGGAACCAGATGAGACATTTCTACTGGAACCAAATCCAGAAGTTTGGGGGTTTGGAAGGTCTTCTTGGCAAGAATTTGGTCGTTTTTCAG CTTGTCTTGGTTGATGAAGGTAGAAACCTGCAAATGAAGCTGTATCATGACGTTTCCAAACAGAATCCAGAGGATCCAAATGTTGCTGAATGTTCTAGAAACTTGTTTAAAG CTCACATTCCGCATTTGCTGCAATGCCTCCAAGATTCTAAACGCTGGGTGTACTCTCGCTCCTTG GTGATCAAAGAGTATAACAGGGCCTTGCTCGATGACACACTTCTGAAGCTCCTCTCCCATGACCCTGTTGGTGGCCTTAAAGACATAGCATTTGATGTCCCATTCGGTACTCCTGACTCTGAG GTTGATAAACAGTTGTATGACTTGATGAAAAATCCAGTGAAGGAGTACAAAGATACACCCATGCCACTTGGAATTCATTGTACTGAG GTCTTGATGTTTCTTGCTGGAGATTTTGCTCTCGATGATGCTGGAGGCTTGAACAGTCGTAATGCAGTTCTGAAACTCTTGCGTTATCTGAATACTGAGGACGGAATACAGAAAATACAT GGGTTTGATGAGATGGTTGCTGGTTGCCCCAAAGTGAGCCCTGAGAAGATAAAGTCGCTGAAAGACGTGCATTTGACTACTTGA
- the LOC110805048 gene encoding RNA polymerase II C-terminal domain phosphatase-like 4: MECSHPSFKENKCRRCNLHIADCGNPATIPFRYIDDNLSITVDEVKRVRDVNMKLLTENKKLHLVLDLDHTLIHSMKIKKLKSTDKETIKNIKYDDVFEIKLSNSEYVLKLRPGAREFLDMVSSMFELSIFTIGKREYAHQVVEQLGGLSRFSCVIAREDCLKTRQKTLDLVLSHKQTVLIVDDTEQVWEKSCKENLITIKRYDFFPIKEEGIVVEMDKELDRVFEMLREVHSLFYDGNNEDYGMKKDAREVLKRVLIGRGLSCLSQEQHQEEDQKKLGDCIEKGVEVCRVKRLKIKFNGSDSFACYLILAALLSSTD, translated from the exons ATGGAGTGTAGTCATCCATCATTCAAGGAAAACAAGTGTAGACGTTGCAACCTACATATCGCCGACTGTGGCAATCCGGCCACCATACCATTCCGGTACATCGACGATAACTTATCCATCACCGTCGACGAAGTTAAGCGTGTTCGagatgttaacatgaagttgTTAACAGAAAACAAGAAACTTCACTTAGTTCTTGACTTGGATCATACTCTTATCCATTCTATGAAGATCAAGAAACTCAAGTCTACGGATAAAGAAACTATCAAAAATATCAAGTACGATGACGTGTTCGAGATCAAGCTTTCTAATAgtgaatatgttttgaagttAAGGCCAGGTGCTCGTGAATTTCTTGATATGGTTAGTTCGATGTTTGAATTATCAATCTTTACAATTGGTAAACGTGAGTATGCTCATCAAGTTGTTGAACAACTCGGTGGTTTATCGAGGTTTTCGTGTGTAATCGCAAGGGAAGATTGTTTGAAGACGAGGCAAAAGACGTTGGATTTGGTGTTATCACATAAACAAACTGTTTTGATAGTTGATGATACGGAACAAGTTTGGGAGAAATCTTGTAAGGAAAATCTGATAACAATAAAACGTTACGACTTCTTTCCCataaaggaagaaggaatagtAGTGGAGATGGATAAGGAACTTGATAGGGTTTTCGAAATGTTAAGGGAAGTTCATAGTTTGTTTTATGATGGTAATAATGAAGATTATGGTATGAAAAAAGATGCAAGGGAAGTTCTCAAAAGGGTTTTGATTGGTCGAGGATTAAGTTGTTTGAGTCAAGAACAACACCAAGAAGAGGATCAAAAGAAGCTTGGCGACTGTATTGAAAAAGGTGTTGAAGTGTGTAGGGTGAAGAggttaaaaatcaaatttaatg GTTCAGACTCTTTTGCTTGTTACTTAATTCTTGCTGCTCTATTAAGTTCAACTGATTGA